A portion of the Oryzias melastigma strain HK-1 linkage group LG1, ASM292280v2, whole genome shotgun sequence genome contains these proteins:
- the c1qtnf6b gene encoding complement C1q tumor necrosis factor-related protein 1: MSAACFRLLLLLPLACSIPSLSRPPTRMCRRCCDNMEPSATANYQIPEVKTVINMTILKGDKGDKGDKGTPGKPGSEGPPGQRGPIGLKGSKGQAGAPGDACKIPQSSFSVGRRKALHSVDYYQALVFDTVFVNLHEHFNMFKGKFYCYVPGIYFFNVNIHTWNFKETYLHLMHNDKEQVILYAQPSERSIMQSQSVMLNLALNDEVWVRLYKRERENAIYSDDVDVYITFNGYLVAPSIQ, translated from the exons ATGTCGGCGGCATGTTTTCGTCTGCTGCTACTCCTCCCCCTGGCTTGCAGCATCCCCTCCCTCTCCAGACCCCCCACCAGAATGTGCAGGCGGTGCTGTGACAACATGGAGCCTTCGGCCACAGCGAATTATCAAATACCTGAAGTTAAAACTGTCATCAACATGACCATCCTTAAAG GGGATAAAGGTGACAAAGGGGACAAAGGCACTCCTGGAAAGCCAGGTTCAGAGGGCCCTCCTGGCCAGCGAGGACCTATCGGCCTTAAGGGCAGCAAAGGTCAGGCGGGAGCCCCCGGGGACGCCTGCAAGATCCCCCAATCCTCGTTCTCAGTCGGCCGGCGCAAGGCCCTGCACAGCGTGGATTACTACCAGGCCTTGGTGTTCGACACGGTTTTTGTCAACCTCCACGAGCACTTCAACATGTTCAAAGGCAAGTTCTACTGCTACGTGCCTGGGATCTACTTCTTCAACGTCAACATTCACACCTGGAACTTTAAGGAGACGTACCTCCACTTGATGCACAACGACAAGGAGCAGGTGATCCTCTACGCTCAGCCCAGCGAGAGGTCCATCATGCAGAGTCAGAGCGTCATGCTCAATCTGGCTCTGAACGATGAGGTCTGGGTTCGGCTTTACAAACGAGAGAGGGAAAACGCCATTTACAGTGATGACGTGGATGTTTACATCACTTTCAACGGATACCTGGTGGCCCCTAGCATCCAGTGA